The Pseudodesulfovibrio sp. zrk46 genome contains a region encoding:
- a CDS encoding DUF169 domain-containing protein, translating into MAHSTLCVGISMHHSPNETGLQVLDKQLSCSLGLTRQLVGVTFHFSRDSFEQSDANLTRKPLTYCSLVRMASSGLSRKAGFEEISCPGAKRALGLEPVNEEFRSGQRYMSLGLYKDLECARKTSAVVSIMDRQIHGVSMEPLSDCSHAPHVVIAICNPNQSMRLVQGYIHENGPIDSMRSMGQQGLCAELTVHPYLTGEPNVSLLCSNTRYISAWDDNELGVGIPAASLASITDGVLKTINAAESDANKDIIIDRAQAMGFDLGITKGTAYYQSPKKTVPDSSLPPSPNPDPTPKSQRIAIKVHSVSKSHTQQSGSSIKVLDTVSLEVHEQEFLTFVGPSGCGKSTLLNLMAGRYAPDSGTISLPGSRPQNGLNLGFISQADTLLPWRTVRKNVELGLEIRKVPTRERHRTADRLMEQVGLLEFANSYPFELSGGMKQRASVIRALAYDPDVIFMDEPFVGLDVQTRDALEQDILTLWLEHKKTIVMVTHDLGEAITLSDRVILFSGRPATIKAEYDIPLPRPRSVVESKFTDEFVSIHKRIWQDLSAEVLNESQGGEHA; encoded by the coding sequence ATGGCCCATTCAACCCTCTGTGTAGGTATTTCCATGCACCACTCCCCGAACGAAACAGGCCTTCAAGTACTCGATAAACAGCTGAGTTGCAGCCTAGGACTGACCAGACAACTCGTAGGCGTCACCTTCCATTTTTCCCGGGATTCGTTCGAACAAAGTGACGCCAATCTTACCCGGAAACCCCTTACATATTGTTCACTCGTCAGAATGGCCAGTAGCGGCCTTTCCAGAAAGGCAGGATTCGAGGAGATTTCCTGCCCCGGCGCTAAGCGAGCGCTCGGCCTCGAGCCTGTCAACGAGGAGTTTCGATCCGGCCAAAGATACATGTCACTTGGCCTCTACAAGGACTTGGAATGCGCCCGAAAGACCTCCGCCGTCGTCAGCATAATGGACAGGCAAATCCACGGCGTGTCCATGGAGCCTTTGTCCGACTGCTCCCATGCGCCTCATGTAGTCATCGCCATATGCAACCCAAATCAATCGATGCGCCTTGTTCAAGGGTACATTCATGAAAACGGCCCCATCGACTCCATGCGAAGTATGGGGCAGCAGGGACTCTGTGCGGAACTGACGGTACACCCGTATCTGACAGGCGAGCCCAACGTGTCACTCCTCTGCTCCAACACCCGGTACATCAGCGCCTGGGATGACAACGAACTCGGAGTGGGCATACCCGCCGCGTCACTGGCCTCAATAACTGACGGCGTACTAAAAACGATCAATGCGGCTGAATCGGATGCAAACAAGGACATCATCATCGACCGGGCCCAAGCCATGGGATTTGATCTGGGCATCACAAAAGGAACGGCCTACTACCAATCACCGAAAAAAACTGTCCCCGACTCTTCGCTTCCCCCTTCCCCCAACCCCGATCCGACACCAAAATCACAACGTATAGCCATCAAGGTTCACTCTGTTTCCAAAAGCCACACCCAGCAATCCGGTTCCTCCATCAAGGTGCTTGATACGGTCTCCCTTGAAGTCCATGAGCAGGAGTTCCTGACCTTTGTCGGCCCCAGCGGATGCGGAAAAAGCACCCTGCTCAATCTCATGGCAGGACGATATGCGCCTGACTCTGGCACCATTTCCCTGCCCGGCAGCAGACCGCAAAACGGACTGAACCTTGGATTCATCTCGCAGGCGGACACCCTGCTCCCTTGGCGCACAGTCCGCAAGAATGTGGAATTGGGACTGGAAATCCGCAAGGTGCCAACAAGGGAACGCCACAGGACCGCCGACAGACTCATGGAACAGGTCGGACTGCTCGAATTCGCCAACAGCTACCCCTTCGAACTATCCGGTGGCATGAAACAGCGAGCATCGGTCATCCGCGCCCTGGCCTACGATCCGGACGTCATTTTCATGGACGAGCCGTTCGTGGGCCTCGATGTACAGACCCGTGATGCCCTGGAGCAGGACATTCTCACGCTCTGGCTCGAACACAAAAAGACCATCGTCATGGTTACCCACGACCTGGGGGAAGCTATCACCTTATCCGACCGAGTCATTCTCTTTTCCGGCAGGCCTGCCACAATCAAGGCTGAGTACGACATCCCTCTGCCCCGCCCCCGTTCGGTGGTCGAAAGCAAGTTTACCGATGAATTCGTTTCCATCCACAAACGCATCTGGCAGGACCTCAGCGCCGAGGTTCTCAACGAATCCCAAGGGGGAGAACATGCCTAA
- a CDS encoding sigma-54-dependent Fis family transcriptional regulator: MDRNTFFREVTLRICGSLKIEEALFSTFTFLRDVMPVDVLVLEHVDNYYGSMRTLAMATEAGGEAVDTLTPLSKEAQAEAKETLYEGPKAFLLEDPHSEKVADELLNFHDMKATSVVVLILESDPQMLGSLVVISQGEKRLTEDHKEQLASVREPFAIALSNAMKHREVIKLKDLLTDDNRYLQGELRRLSGDEIVGANFGLKQVMMRAQQVASLDSPVLLLGETGTGKDVLAHYIHSASSRSKGPFISVNCGAIPDTLIDSELFGHEKGAFTGALAQKRGRFERANGGTIFLDEIGELPLQAQVRLLSVIQNREIERVGGVKSIPLDIRIIAATHRNLEEMIKENLFREDLWFRLNVFPLMVPPLRERKTDIPALVQHFINQKSKDLKLSTIPTLKPGAINYLLEYHWPGNVRELENIVERALILNPTGPLSFEEFMIGMPTTNGASYTSKEPRSLDTVVSTHIRKILSQTNGKVSGPDGAADILGVNPSTLRNKMRKLQIPFGKKAT, translated from the coding sequence ATGGACAGGAATACATTCTTTCGAGAAGTCACTCTGAGAATATGTGGAAGTCTCAAAATCGAAGAAGCATTATTTTCGACGTTTACATTTCTTCGGGATGTAATGCCTGTAGACGTCCTGGTTCTTGAACATGTGGACAACTACTATGGTTCGATGCGCACTCTCGCTATGGCGACTGAAGCTGGTGGAGAAGCAGTAGACACACTGACACCTCTTTCCAAAGAAGCTCAGGCAGAAGCTAAGGAGACTCTGTATGAGGGCCCCAAGGCGTTCCTGTTAGAGGATCCGCACTCAGAGAAAGTTGCAGACGAACTCCTCAACTTCCATGACATGAAGGCGACATCAGTAGTCGTTCTGATCCTCGAATCCGATCCTCAAATGCTAGGTTCGCTTGTCGTTATATCACAAGGCGAAAAGAGATTAACCGAAGACCATAAAGAGCAACTCGCCTCTGTACGAGAACCATTTGCCATTGCCCTGTCGAACGCCATGAAGCATAGAGAAGTCATTAAGCTCAAAGACTTGCTTACAGACGACAACCGCTATCTTCAGGGAGAATTGCGTCGATTGTCCGGTGACGAAATCGTTGGAGCCAACTTCGGATTAAAGCAAGTGATGATGCGCGCACAGCAAGTAGCTTCTCTGGACAGTCCGGTTTTGCTTCTTGGCGAAACAGGAACCGGTAAGGATGTCTTGGCCCACTACATTCATTCTGCGTCATCCCGCAGCAAGGGGCCGTTCATATCCGTCAACTGCGGGGCCATCCCCGATACGTTGATAGACAGCGAACTGTTCGGTCATGAAAAAGGAGCATTCACAGGCGCACTTGCCCAGAAGCGTGGACGCTTTGAAAGAGCAAATGGTGGCACCATATTCCTTGATGAAATCGGAGAACTGCCATTGCAGGCCCAAGTTCGTCTGCTGTCAGTAATTCAAAATCGGGAAATAGAACGCGTAGGAGGCGTTAAATCCATCCCGCTAGATATCCGAATAATCGCTGCCACACACAGAAACTTGGAAGAAATGATCAAAGAAAATCTCTTTCGGGAGGATCTGTGGTTCCGTCTCAATGTATTCCCACTCATGGTTCCGCCACTCCGTGAGCGGAAGACTGACATCCCTGCACTAGTCCAACATTTCATTAATCAGAAATCCAAGGATTTGAAACTCTCCACAATCCCAACTTTGAAGCCTGGGGCAATCAATTACCTGCTAGAGTACCACTGGCCAGGCAATGTCAGAGAGTTGGAGAACATAGTCGAGCGCGCACTAATTCTGAACCCAACTGGCCCATTGTCTTTTGAAGAATTCATGATTGGTATGCCCACAACCAACGGGGCTTCTTACACATCGAAAGAGCCCCGTAGCCTAGATACCGTTGTATCCACTCATATCAGGAAAATATTATCTCAAACCAATGGGAAAGTGAGCGGCCCTGATGGCGCAGCAGACATCCTTGGAGTCAATCCAAGCACCCTGCGAAATAAAATGCGAAAGCTCCAAATACCGTTTGGCAAGAAGGCCACCTAA
- a CDS encoding class I SAM-dependent methyltransferase: MNKTTNPWLTIPASDYEKHMALPEVAQSQALSSLMSSTLKEFAPTSLAVIGCATGNGFEHIDTVTAQRVVGVDINPDYLRILSSRFSDTISSLELHHADISKPEFSMKPVSMVLAALVFEYVDVHVALQNIKESILDYGTLVVVLQEPKPQFAPVTPTPFRSLERLSPIMNLIDPIAFSNLCKEKRLIEIGQDRIFLKSGKSFWVGSYRSFPKESCNP, encoded by the coding sequence ATGAATAAAACGACAAACCCGTGGTTGACCATACCGGCTTCTGATTATGAAAAACATATGGCATTGCCTGAGGTGGCTCAATCTCAGGCCTTGAGCTCATTAATGTCCTCGACTTTGAAAGAATTTGCTCCAACCTCATTGGCAGTAATAGGATGTGCCACTGGCAATGGGTTTGAGCATATTGATACAGTAACCGCTCAAAGAGTTGTTGGAGTCGATATCAATCCTGATTATCTGAGAATCCTTTCCTCCCGATTTTCTGATACTATTTCTTCTCTTGAGCTTCATCATGCTGATATATCGAAGCCTGAGTTCAGCATGAAACCTGTATCAATGGTGCTGGCAGCACTTGTTTTCGAATATGTGGACGTTCATGTCGCGTTACAAAACATAAAAGAGAGCATTCTTGATTATGGGACTCTCGTTGTCGTTCTTCAGGAACCAAAGCCTCAATTCGCACCCGTTACTCCTACTCCCTTTAGGAGTCTTGAGCGTTTGTCCCCGATCATGAATCTAATCGACCCCATAGCTTTTTCAAATCTGTGCAAGGAGAAAAGGCTAATTGAAATAGGCCAAGATCGGATATTTCTAAAAAGTGGAAAGTCTTTTTGGGTCGGTTCATACCGGAGTTTCCCAAAAGAGAGTTGCAACCCATAA
- a CDS encoding radical SAM protein — protein sequence MQITAHDSKTILTPCTLKGHEYQIDPYIGCAHLCHYCYALNDAKTDWAKEIMVHADLEGVLSEELKGLSPQSVYMGWKTDPYQPCEAELRQTRKTLEMLAARGLSASILTKSDLILRDLDILQTMESASVSFSLAFEDDSVRDLFEGGTMSTEARMHALRECKKAGLRTSAMICPVIPYITSPLPLIESVKDSVDKVWVYGLSILNESDLNWQNTSRIIQKNYPQQYETVKAAVFDREHHYWAQLRKKLSAYSTCDFEFSIHF from the coding sequence ATGCAAATTACAGCTCACGACTCCAAAACAATTCTTACACCATGCACGCTGAAGGGGCATGAGTATCAAATCGATCCATATATCGGTTGTGCTCACCTTTGTCATTATTGCTATGCATTGAATGATGCCAAAACAGATTGGGCCAAAGAGATAATGGTTCATGCAGATCTTGAAGGCGTGCTTTCCGAAGAGTTGAAAGGGCTTTCTCCACAAAGTGTTTACATGGGGTGGAAAACAGATCCGTATCAACCGTGTGAGGCAGAGCTTCGTCAAACAAGAAAGACACTTGAAATGCTTGCAGCAAGAGGTCTCTCTGCCAGCATTCTGACGAAGTCTGATCTCATCTTGCGGGATTTGGATATTTTGCAAACCATGGAATCCGCATCGGTTAGTTTCTCGTTAGCTTTTGAGGATGACTCAGTACGAGACTTGTTCGAAGGTGGAACGATGTCCACCGAAGCCAGGATGCATGCATTGCGGGAGTGCAAGAAAGCCGGACTGAGAACATCAGCAATGATTTGTCCTGTCATCCCATATATCACCAGCCCTTTGCCGCTGATCGAGTCTGTAAAAGATAGCGTCGACAAGGTTTGGGTGTACGGGCTCAGCATCCTCAATGAGTCAGATTTGAACTGGCAAAATACAAGTCGGATTATACAAAAAAATTATCCTCAGCAGTATGAGACGGTAAAGGCTGCCGTCTTTGATCGGGAGCATCACTACTGGGCACAATTGCGAAAGAAGTTGAGCGCTTACTCCACATGTGACTTCGAATTCTCAATTCATTTTTAA
- a CDS encoding class I SAM-dependent methyltransferase, with protein sequence MLKYFYSKQARKPSGLFGRFVSRLIFDKGNAVVNELMDEVVDAQKGQTILEIGFGTGTVIKSMADKIGNGVIHGIDFSDAMLDVAQKRNKRHIKSGCVRLTHGNFENMNSSAESYDTICSANTIYFWKDQAATSLQIHSLLKPGGKVVLAFMDKTRMDTLPLDMQIFDTVSPARVEQMLLQAGFVSTTTHQSTKDPSQYCVVGVK encoded by the coding sequence ATGTTAAAATATTTCTATTCAAAGCAAGCCCGCAAACCTTCGGGACTGTTCGGGAGATTCGTCTCCCGATTGATATTCGACAAAGGCAACGCAGTGGTTAATGAGCTAATGGATGAAGTTGTTGACGCCCAAAAAGGTCAAACCATTCTTGAGATCGGATTCGGGACTGGCACAGTCATCAAAAGTATGGCCGACAAGATCGGCAACGGAGTAATCCATGGCATCGATTTCTCCGATGCCATGTTGGACGTTGCCCAAAAAAGAAACAAACGACACATCAAGAGCGGTTGTGTTCGGCTCACCCACGGGAATTTTGAAAACATGAATTCGAGTGCGGAATCATACGACACGATATGCTCCGCCAACACGATCTACTTTTGGAAAGATCAGGCTGCGACAAGCTTGCAGATCCACTCCCTTCTTAAACCAGGGGGCAAGGTCGTTCTTGCCTTCATGGACAAGACTAGGATGGACACCCTGCCTTTGGACATGCAAATATTCGACACTGTTTCACCTGCGAGAGTAGAGCAGATGCTTCTCCAAGCCGGCTTTGTTTCAACAACGACGCATCAGTCAACCAAAGATCCATCCCAATACTGTGTTGTTGGAGTGAAATGA
- a CDS encoding putative zinc-binding protein, translated as MSNCTSTCDSSQTSTLVFSCSGAADVGEVTDQAARELARTGTAKMFCLAGVGGKVSNIMNTIKAADKLIVIDGCPLNCAKKTLQDAGFTEFEHLQLTDLEMTKGTTPATENNIKKVVNVMLDRV; from the coding sequence ATGTCCAACTGCACTTCCACTTGCGATTCTTCCCAAACCTCAACTCTTGTTTTTTCATGCTCTGGTGCAGCTGATGTTGGTGAGGTGACCGACCAGGCGGCTCGAGAACTCGCCCGCACAGGCACGGCCAAAATGTTCTGCCTCGCTGGTGTCGGAGGCAAAGTATCCAACATCATGAATACCATCAAAGCGGCGGATAAACTTATTGTCATCGACGGCTGCCCATTAAATTGCGCCAAGAAGACTCTCCAAGATGCTGGTTTCACCGAATTTGAGCACCTTCAGTTGACCGACCTTGAAATGACTAAAGGAACGACACCGGCAACAGAAAACAACATAAAAAAAGTCGTGAACGTAATGCTAGATCGCGTCTAG
- a CDS encoding VOC family protein yields MIAFTFANISRAIRSECLNRLPRDNSYAKTIGGICRKQFGYMTQSQADQHPHAKTPRIHGICWIGYGTGNSEEARNFFGNILGLEASTADRDMFKLDEELFLEAIGPDSPYAEYMKRPIVAFKVHDAATAKEAFEAKGIEFITDVLTNDGYDFALFKGPDDNLFELVSPHYVG; encoded by the coding sequence ATGATTGCCTTTACGTTTGCAAACATCTCTCGAGCCATAAGAAGCGAATGCTTAAATAGGCTACCCAGAGACAACAGCTATGCCAAAACGATCGGCGGCATCTGCCGCAAGCAATTTGGCTACATGACCCAATCTCAGGCAGATCAGCATCCCCATGCCAAGACCCCTCGAATTCACGGTATCTGTTGGATCGGATACGGCACAGGCAACTCTGAAGAAGCACGAAACTTCTTCGGCAACATCCTTGGTCTGGAGGCCTCAACTGCAGATCGGGACATGTTCAAATTGGACGAAGAGCTTTTCCTTGAAGCTATTGGGCCAGACAGCCCTTACGCAGAATATATGAAACGCCCAATAGTCGCCTTCAAGGTACACGACGCAGCGACTGCCAAAGAAGCATTCGAAGCCAAAGGCATCGAGTTCATCACCGACGTATTAACCAATGACGGCTATGACTTTGCCTTATTCAAGGGCCCAGACGACAACCTCTTTGAGCTGGTTTCACCACATTACGTAGGCTAA
- a CDS encoding acyltransferase family protein — MHNRLLFLDNIRTLIILMVVILHAACAYAIIIPWWPAQEFPKPLFYTFLIMFFDIFCMPTLFFIAGYFSPSSIKRHGTKRFVFRKLKRLGIPFIMLGLFFVPYLSYLGYFGRTESPKGFFSMWWYQLKNAMTPEVVLFDSPEIGIAHINDYSVWHLWFLTLLLMFFILYAVIVKISPKLLQGKMPDQSSRSIMTAMLVAGVIAMLTVTGINLIIPVWSWLKCSGIFMVQPSRIGLYLTLFFLGTWASTQNWFSSGKFPLPFGVWLTMGILSFAMLIFISKGIMENTGPAPLGLAVATGAVRSVAALSWLGTLIKGTQLWWNSQGRVSRSLSRSSYDIYLLHMLFVIGVQFLAIGLPVPYFFKFLIAAVSGVLISWWLSRQLVSPYPKTAIGLLVGAWGLACVVI; from the coding sequence ATGCACAACAGACTGCTATTTCTAGACAATATCAGAACGCTCATCATTCTGATGGTTGTAATTCTTCACGCGGCATGCGCATACGCCATCATCATTCCCTGGTGGCCGGCCCAAGAATTTCCAAAGCCGCTTTTCTACACCTTCCTCATCATGTTCTTCGATATCTTTTGCATGCCCACATTATTTTTCATTGCAGGATATTTCTCCCCCTCCTCCATCAAACGGCACGGCACCAAAAGATTCGTTTTCAGAAAGCTGAAACGTTTGGGAATTCCATTCATTATGCTGGGATTGTTCTTCGTTCCCTACCTCTCCTACCTCGGCTACTTCGGACGAACAGAGTCCCCCAAAGGATTCTTTTCAATGTGGTGGTACCAGCTGAAGAACGCAATGACCCCAGAAGTTGTACTGTTCGACTCACCCGAGATAGGCATCGCCCACATCAACGATTACTCCGTTTGGCATTTGTGGTTCCTGACCTTGCTTCTGATGTTTTTCATTCTCTATGCAGTGATCGTCAAAATCAGTCCGAAATTGCTCCAAGGAAAAATGCCCGACCAGTCCAGTCGAAGTATCATGACGGCCATGCTTGTTGCTGGAGTGATAGCCATGCTCACAGTGACAGGTATTAATCTGATCATTCCCGTTTGGAGCTGGCTGAAATGCAGCGGAATTTTCATGGTCCAACCAAGCAGAATTGGACTCTACCTCACCCTGTTCTTCCTCGGCACATGGGCCTCGACCCAGAACTGGTTTTCTTCAGGCAAATTCCCTCTCCCGTTTGGAGTTTGGTTGACCATGGGAATCCTCTCTTTCGCGATGCTCATCTTCATCAGTAAGGGGATCATGGAAAACACAGGTCCTGCACCATTGGGCCTTGCAGTTGCGACAGGAGCAGTACGCTCCGTGGCCGCCCTCAGCTGGCTCGGCACGCTGATCAAAGGCACACAGTTATGGTGGAATTCACAAGGACGAGTATCCAGAAGCCTGAGTAGAAGCTCCTATGACATTTACCTGTTGCACATGCTCTTTGTTATCGGCGTGCAATTCCTGGCCATAGGTTTGCCAGTCCCATACTTCTTCAAGTTTCTGATAGCCGCCGTCTCAGGCGTTTTGATCAGTTGGTGGCTCAGCCGACAACTAGTTTCCCCATACCCCAAAACAGCTATCGGCCTTCTAGTTGGAGCATGGGGACTGGCTTGTGTTGTGATCTAA
- a CDS encoding flavodoxin family protein — protein MNILIINGSPRINGTTSTIANAFGTAATSNGNEVRTHILNDMRDIRGCQSCAKCFEAGHCVLKDDFTKVLEDHHWADVIVWATPVYLDDMSGILKLFADRMLFSNVKPEFYADFENPVYGRFAPGKKFVLIQTQAAPAGTYKALFDKCTIIMRDTGIHDCHWLECTQLWIQPEAIPGHDQRMIDYEQLAQDLATDICGQK, from the coding sequence ATGAACATTCTTATCATAAATGGAAGTCCAAGGATAAACGGAACAACCTCTACTATTGCTAACGCCTTTGGCACTGCAGCCACAAGTAATGGCAATGAGGTTCGCACACACATTCTAAACGACATGCGGGACATTCGTGGTTGTCAGTCCTGCGCTAAGTGTTTTGAAGCCGGGCATTGTGTCCTCAAAGACGACTTCACCAAGGTGCTTGAAGATCATCACTGGGCAGATGTCATCGTTTGGGCCACCCCAGTCTACCTTGATGACATGAGCGGCATCCTCAAGCTGTTCGCGGACAGAATGCTGTTCAGCAACGTGAAGCCCGAATTCTATGCGGACTTCGAAAACCCTGTTTACGGACGCTTTGCTCCTGGAAAGAAGTTCGTGCTCATTCAAACTCAGGCTGCCCCCGCCGGTACATACAAGGCGCTTTTCGACAAGTGCACCATCATTATGCGCGATACTGGCATTCACGACTGCCACTGGTTGGAATGCACCCAGCTCTGGATTCAGCCTGAAGCGATTCCTGGCCACGATCAGCGAATGATCGACTACGAACAACTGGCTCAGGATTTGGCAACCGACATCTGCGGTCAGAAGTAG